The Cinclus cinclus chromosome Z, bCinCin1.1, whole genome shotgun sequence genome contains the following window.
GCAGATGTGTCTCAACCCAAAATGCTGCAGATTTTGATTCTTATGACTGCTTTAAGTTTTGCTGTTAGAAGGAGTTGGTAACTTGCCCTGCTGTATCTGAGAGGACAGCATATACTGTGTCATACTTACTTCATCCTTCAGGGACTAATCCCTGCATTTTGCCTTTGAAGTGGGAGATGGCTCACGTAACATGATACATGACCCAAATAGAAGCAGcctaaaattttgtttttgtctgGAACCTTTCTTCTGAATTGCATTTTGTCAAGGTCCTTGAAGGCACTGTGCACTGGGAGCAAGCAACACTGCTTGCAACAAGCAACACTGATCCATTCTGTCTTAGGGCTCTAAATTTTCTGAACTTAAAAGCAACTGaaatttctctgaattttcagGCTTTAAAACAACAATTTAAAACTCCCTGGTCCCTGGCTTGTTACAGTTCTGCATCAGCATTTAGTTTTGCTTGTATCCTTTTGTAggcttcacctctgtggtgcaGACAGGCTTGCTGGGAGATGTCCTCTTCCACCTAGGATAGTGGGGCCCTTGCCCAGGGAGGAGTTGACCTTTCTTACCTTGGTGACAGGTCCTTGGTGGATCACCTGGGGAATGACACTCTTCTTCTGGTGGCTGGGGACCACGGCATGACAGAAACTGGAGACCATGGTGGCGACAGTGAGAAGGAAGTCAATGCAGCGCTGTTTGTGTACAGCAGGACACCCCTGTTTGGCAGTGGCCCTCCAGAGGTGAGAAGCTGACTCTTAGCTATCCCTTCCCAAGTTGGTGCCTGAAAACTGTGTCCTGGAATTACAGAGTAACAGTTtgactgggatttttttagatTGGGAGGGATGAGGAGTctgtcatagaatcatagaaaaaGAATAATGGATGGGATGcatcaggatcatcaagtctaaCTGACTCTCCCGACACACCTTTGTGCCATTCCCTCTGTTCCTGTCACTGGTTACcgcagagaagagatcagtgcctgacCCTCTTCACCTGGTTAGGATGTTAAAGACCACCAggaggtctcccctcagtctctgCTTCTCCCAGCTGAACAGACCAAATGACCTCATCCACTCCTCACATGGCTTCCCCTGCAGACCCTTTATCAACCTGCTGGCTGTCACTTGGATGCTTCCTACTAGATTAACATATTGTATTTtagtgcccaaaactgcccccagcacttgaggctgccccagtgcagagcagagtaaGCATCACTTGCCCTGCTGGTgatgctgccagggcactgctgagtCATATTCAACTTGTCATCAACCAGGACCTCCAGGTCTCTTTCCATGGTGATGCTTTCCAGCCTTTTCACCTTGATTGAGAGGGATGAGGGGTCTTGTCTCAAGAGAACAGTGGAAGGGCTGACACAGGACGCAGAGGACTGAAGTGTTTGGAATGCATGTTCATGTTACTACAGCTGTGAGGGGTGTTTGTGTGTGGCCAGGTGAACTGTATGAAGCTGTGCAAAGCTGTGTGAGCCTGATTGGGAAGCCAGTGCCTTCCCCATcaacctgcagctcccagcaggcaTGCTTGTCACCATAGGACCCTTGGGGAGAGCAAATCGGCCTCTGCATTGCTGTGTTCTCTCTGAATTTCTGATTTCTCCCCTGTCTCTCCAGGAGCCTGAGACCATTCCCCAAGTGAACCTGGTGCCCACtgtggccctgctgctgggggtgcCCATCCCCTACAGTAATATTGGGGAGGTGATGGCGGAGCTGTTTGCTGGGGACGGTGATGCTGTGTCTGCAGccttgcagcagctctcagTCTATCACATCAATGCCAAGCAGGTATGGCCTGTGGTAGGCCTCCCATTGATTTAGAGGGGAGAAGAAATGGTTTTTTAAGCACAAATCTCTTCTGTTAGGTGGAGGTGAGATGGTAACATGCTGTTATCTTCATGGGGAACTTACTATGCAAGGATGTAAATGCTTCAGTGTTTGCTCCAGTAAAAGACAGCCTCATTTTTCCTAAAGATAAATGAGAGCCACCTGTTCAGTGCTGTGGTGTGGAAAACACTGTCTGAGAAGGTGGAGGGTGGTTGGACCCAGATGGCCAGAAGTGGATTAGGTAATAGATGATGTTGATTCCTCAAGTCTGAAGATAAGCAGAGGCAAGTGTTGTGACTGGAGATTTGGAAGTAAAAGTGGAGAGTTTGATGCTGCTTCAGTTTTGAAGGAGAAACAAGTTAAAAAAACTATTCTAGattggtgaaagaaggaaaacagtaaTGAAAgagcaaatttaaaaaacaactaTGTAACAGGTAATACTGAAGTAGGAtaccaaagaaagaaacaatttacACAAAGtgtaagaaaatacagaacCCCCCCAGGAGCAGACTGACAAATGTGAATGAGAGTCTCTACACCAGCTATTAAAGATGCCTAGGCAGTGGAGCAGGCTAAGTGCAAGCCTCTCTGATGTCAGGGCCATCTGTTGTGACTGGTCATGCTACAGAGCCAGATTTGCCAGAGGCATTGCAAGGCATGTATCTCAGCTAAGGGCCAATCTGCCTTTGAGGGACTCTGGATTGCTGGGAGCACAGGAATAACTCCTCCAGTACCCAACCAGCTCCTTGGAGTGTGAGTTCCACACCACTGGTGCAACCCAGTGAGGAGCCGGAAAGAACAATTGCTGATGGGAAGACAGAAGTACTCAGATCTGTaattgcagagcagcagagtgcTCTGACGTTTAAAGATCATACTGTGCGTTATTGTCCATTAATCACTGAGGATATCAATCATCATTTGTTAGGAATTAGTGTTATCAAGTTGTGCCTGTTTAAATATTTGCACTCTTTGCATGAGGAGATTTCTGGCTTGATAACGGTGATACTGAAGAAGCCGTGGCTTCTTCCCCTCCAGGGAGGCGTGTGAGAGCCAGTGCGTGTGTCTGCCTTCCTTGGGCAGGGGCAGACTGATTCTGACTGTGCTGTGAGGCACATGGAAGGTGTGTGAAGTTACGGGTGCATTTCAAGACTGGAGCAAATCTACACTGCTAAGCAAATGGATGTGTATGCAGGTGCTCTGCCCTGCTAATGCTCCATAAGACTTCTTTTATGACTTTCGGATCATAGCCGCCTCTGTTCATGTCCTCTTGAAgtagaaagcaaaaagaatgaGCTTTCCTTAAGCTATGGTGTGGTGTATTAATGTGCTGGGATTGAAGAAAGAGAAGCAGTTTGCTTTCATGCACCataaattttttaatgtatttttcctcAGACAAAAACGTAAAACTGAACATGGGGTGCAGATTAACAAGTCACCAATAGTAATGACTAGATCTTCTGGAGGATATTTGCCTTATTGCTGCCAAAGAATCTGTAATAGTCCTTAGTGATGCACAGCATTAGCAGAGGTGTAGCTGCTGGAGTCACTGTGGCTTTCTCTATGGATCTCTTGAGAGGGATGTCAGTTTGGTAGAATGAATTTCCTGATGGTGACATCCTGGATTTGTGTGACCAGCTGTGGGTGATGTGATGGGGGAAAGGTCTGCCCTGGCAGGGTGTAGTAAATTGGGGTTGTTTCCATTATGAAGGAGCAGTGTGAAGCAGTGAATCCAATTTCCAGtcttcccagtgctgctgtctgATCCTGTGTCTTCTCTCCTGTAGGTGGATCGCTTCCTGCAGTCCTACTCACTGGTGGCACAGGAcctgccagcagagcagctccagcaccttcAGGAGCTCTTCTCCAGTGCTGTGGAGGAGCATATGCAGctcctgacccaggtgcagggGACAACGGTGCCTCCAGAGCTCGAGATGAGGCTGGGAAGCCTCATCGGCCGCTTCCAGCGCTACTTGCGGGAGGCACGGGCTGCGTGCACCCAGTCCTGGGCCCGCTTCCACCCTCTGCGTATGGTGGGGGGCTGCATCCTTATTGCTTCCTCCTGCTTGCTCTGCTACATGGCCTCAGAGCTGGCCGCATCCTCACAATCTTTCTGTCACAGCTGCCTCCTGTACCCGCTCTTGTGGGGCCCTGTGGGGGCTGCTTTGCTATGGCTGGTCCACATTTTCACCCAGGAGGGGATGGATCTGCTCCTTGTGTCATCATGGGCAGCCGCTGCTTCTCAGCTGGGTTTTTTCTGGCACTGGTGGGGCCAGCATCTCAAGAGAGCCCGTTTGACAGGCAGCCAGCCACCCTTGGCCAGTGGTGGCCTGAGGCAGCGGCTGCAAGCATGGCTGGGGCTGGCCTTCCCCATGGGCATTCTGTTCTTCCGCTGTGGAGCTATGTTCTCCGACAGTTTTGTTGTGGCTGAGGCACGGGTGGCCCCATTCTTGCTGGCCTCACTGGTGATGTTGCTAGTAGGGAAGCTCCACTGGGATGGTCGCCTGACTGTGCCAGAAGGTcccaagcagcagctccttggctTTTCTTCTTACCGGAGAGAGATCTGGTACCTGCTGTGCCTCGTGGCCATGCTCCTGGTCTGCGTGCGCCTCTCCAGTTTCTTCCACCAGTGCCGCGAAGAAATCCCTCAGTGCCGGCCCTCTGTTTTCCTCTCCCCACTTGCCAGCCTGAGAAACACACGGGCCAAGAACCTCTTCTACCTCCTGTGTGTGGCCTTGCTGGCTGGGCTGGTGTATGCAGTGCAGAGCTGGCTAAGGCACTATGGCAACCTGAACAGCTCCGACCCCCTCGTGCTCTTTGTGCGCTGGGGTTTCCCATTGCTGGTCCTCTGCATTGCCTGCTACTGGGCCGTTGCCTCCAGCGCTGATGACTCTCTTGGcaagctgcaggagctggtgcagGTTGCAGTTGTTGCCTTTCCCAGGGCTGTCTATGGACTAGCATCCGTGggactgctgctcctgctgtgcaaTCCCATGACGGTGTTTGCGAAGGACACACGGGAGTTGGCAGGATCCATCGTCACTCCCTACCTAGGGGTCCCTGGCTCCGAAGTCGACTTCCTTCACGTCATCCCTCAGATCTACAAGAGGATGCAGGAGTCTCAGAAGAGCCGGCTGGAGCggggcagctgcagggccactgttGCAGCGTATGGCCTGGGCAGTGTGTACTCAGCAGCCCTGGTCATTGCACTCACCCTCCTGGGATTCCTCTTGATGCTTCTGCACAGTGAGCGGCTGAGCTTTGCCTTCCTTCTGCTCTTTGTGGAGGcctttgtgctgctgcacatCCACACGTGTGCCAGAGGCCTTGCTGGAGATGCTGGTGAGTCTGGGCTGAGTAGAACAACTGGATGTGTGACCTGGGCCTCACCTGCAGTGACCTTGCCTTAATTCCAGTGGGAGAAGCAGGATCTAGTTTCTAGTCTTGGGAAATAGTGGTGCAGTGATCCTCGGGATACTCTTAGCTTTTTTAAAGCTGCTTAAATCCTGTAGTAGAAGAAAGATTCATGCAGCAGTGATGTGAATATGGGAGGAGGAGGTCTTGGGTCAGGGAAAGAAGCTCTCTTTTTCCCAGGGTGTGACCAGTCACCAAATCCTACTGGTGCTGACAGAGTGCAGTAGCAAGCCTACTGGCAACAGCAACGGGAATGCTGGCTCTTTGTTGTATCTGTGGGGGGAGCTGGActgttttctgtctcttaaAAGAGCcaacacagaaaggaaacctGGGAAAAAAGGTCACTAGGCTTTTTTTGACCATAGATCTGTCTTGTTTGATGCTGATAACCCCTCCctctatttttatcttttattctcTCAGAGCTGTTTTCAGTGCCGTGGTATGCAGTCATCTCCTGGCTCCTTGCTGCTTCACAGTTCTTCTATTCCACAGGCCATCAGCCTATCTTCCCAGCCATCCACTGGAATGCTGCCTTTGTTGGCTTCCACCTTGATCACAGCACAAACCTCCTGCCTGCTGTTCTGGTGGGCGCCAACACCTTTGCCTCCCATATCCTCTTTGCAGGTAAATCAATTTCTTTCTGGGCTGTGGAGCCCGAGCAGACACAGCTCACTGCAGTGTCTTGTCTGGGGCTCTGCAGCTTGAGCACGAGGCAGTAAAGGCTCCAGCACCTCACTGGAGCAACAGCATCCTCACTGTTCCCCTTGTGGGGCCACAGTagcctggcctggagctggagtaTGTACATCCTGCATATCCAGGACAGGATGGCAGAGCCTAGACTGCTCCTTACCTCCTGGGCGCTGATAACTTCATGTGCCTTTGTCCTTGAGATAGTTGgctgcccgctgctcctgctgtggccCTTTGTGTGTGAGATGTCCAACTCACAGAGGAAGAAGCCCAAAAAGGAGTCCCgggaagagctgcaggaggtggAGGAGCGCATGATGGAAATGAGGCTGCGGGAGTCTCCAGAGGAGTTCTCCACTGCTCTGCTTCGGCTGGGATTGAAGTACCTCTTTGTCCTTGGGGCACAAGTACGGGCAGAGGGAGGGTGGCTGTGGGAAAGGCTGTCTAGGAGGAAATTGGTATGCTGTGATAACTGTAGGGCACTCTGATGAGAGAAAGGGGTCAGCCAGGACACAGACAGGCCCAGGGGTGGAGTGTCTGTTTGCAGATGGAAGAGCAGGTCCCTTCTCAGCCATGCTGTTTACTCTGTGCTTTGGGAAGGGCTCCAGCATGGAAGCTGCCATACAGATTAGGATGCTTTTCATACCCATATGCCCAGAGTGGGAATATCTGCTGAGGACCTACAGCTGCTGTAATCCTACTGTCTGTCTTCCTTTGCGTTTTTATCTCACACCAGTTCTGGTATTCATATGTGCTGTGATGATACAGGGAGCTAAGCACAAGAAATTTTAATCCTGTGAAATAAGTGAATAGTTTTCTGGGATTTATATCTTCAAATCATTCTCCTGTGTTGTCAGACCAGACACAATGCAAGGGGAGGGgcaggccctgcagcaggagagcagcagtgtgCCTCTCAGTGAAAGAGTAGGTGAGGTTAGCCACAGTGTGAACCTTCTTctcctgtgctgccccagcctTGCCCCATGAGGGTGTGCATTCAGCTTCTGTTTCCTGACTTGAGGACATCATAGAAGGGAGTCCTCTTTAGGATGCTCATTCCTGATGTGTCCTGTGCCAGCCTTTCAGGCATGTGCAGTTTAGTACCACCTTCAGATGTGAACCTAGTGCCCAGGAGGTCTCTCCACAGTCACCTGTAACTTGTTTTTCCTGATCTTCCCTGCAGCTTCTGGCCTGTGTTTGTGCAGCTATGATCCTCAGGAGACACCTCATGGTTTGGAAGGTCTTTGCCCCAAAGTAAGTCCCAGGAGTTGCTGTGATGCTGAGTTAAGACTCATATCCCTGACACCTTGACTAGAGTTCACAGATAGTaatgttggaagagaccctGTGATTGATCTTCTGACTCATTACCTACTAGTGGTTGTAGGAATGTCCCTAACTAATTCCTGCATGAAATTTAGAAGTTAGACTTGAGCTAGAGCCTAGAAGTTTCTCCTCATCTTAATTTCCAAGGATACACAGAGCCCACCTGGAAGCTGGGAATGTTGTAGTCAGAGAGCCAAAGGTAAGGGTACCAGACCAGAAATGATAAACCCAGGAATGCTGAATCAGCAAACCTTTGAACTAGTCAGTGTGAAGGGTGGCCTCAGCCTCTGAGGGATTCACAATCTCACCTGAATCAGCAGGTCCTGAATGGCCTCTAAACTAGACTAGTGCTTGGCTTACAGGTTTCAGGCAGATTCAGCTGCTGAGGAGTGAATATAATTTATGTTTTAGGGTGTGGAATGCTACCAGCCTCTCATTGTCAGGAAAATCAGTCAGCTGGAGGGCAGCATCCTGTCTTTGTAGTCACACTGGCTGTTGTATCCTTAACTGCATCTGTTGTGCCTGCAGGTTCCTCTTTGAGTCGCTGGGCTTTGTGGTGAGCAGCATCTGCCTCTTGCTGGGGATCTCCCTGGTGATGCGTGTGGACTGTGCTGTCAGCACCTGGTTCAGCCAGCTTCGGCTGAGGTAGCCTTGGAGACATGAGGAGCCTGACCTGCTCGTCGGCCAAGGCTGTGGTTGCCTCCTTGCCTCCCTCAGGCTGGGAGTGATACACAAGCCACCAGCAAACAGTGCCTGCCAACAGCAGTCAGGGAttatccccagctccctgcttcTGTGCTGAACAAAAGGACTGGAGCCAACTGTTCCTGGCTCACGGGGATGGTGTTTCTCAGCAGGAGAGGTCAGAGCTCTCACTGGGCCTTTGCTTGCAGCaggagggctctgctgcaggaggccaagaagcaaGAGTCCTGAAGTGCTCCTCTGGAGAAACACCAAGAGTGGTCTTGCTGCTCCTTTCCTGATACCTGCCACAATGTGCAGCTGGTAGGCTTCAGCAGCCAGCAAGGTGTCACCTTGACTGTGCAAAGACTTGTGGGATGGGGCCTGCTGAGGAGGGCAGGGTTGGAAGAGGAGGGAATGTCCCACACCCACCACTTGTTTTCACATGCTCAGTTTTCATGCTGGAATCGCACTGCACATGGTTCCATGCAGATGGTTCCTGGAGCCTCAGTGGCAGCTACTCCTCTGTAAAGCCAGTCAGTTGCTCTGTAGTGAGGCTTCTCTTGCCCTACACTCAGTCCGACTTTCCTGGTTCCCTCAGCCCTGTGAGCTGCAGTGAGGAGAACTCTAGGCTGCCTTGTACAGCAGGCTTAGCTTGGGCCTGTAGTAGCAGGGACAACTGTGTGCATGGCCAAGAAATTCTCAACTTACGTTCTCAACCTTCAGGGTCCCTGTGGGCTGGGTGGTAGCAGCCAAGGCTCTTGATCTCTTCCTGGGTGTGTGCTGCTGCATGCTGGCTGTTGACTGAACAGTTAAGATGCCAGGAGGATGTAGTGACAGAATATGGGCTGATACCCATACTGGGCCTGgccagcagggaaggggaacCTTGAGtagctgtcccagctgcaggagTAACCTTGATGTGAGCTccagagcacagaaacagccACTTGAAAGCCTGGAGCAGGCACCAGTTCTTTTGGGAAGTGGTTTAACTTTCTGATGTCTGTATGTGTGCTGGGTTCTATGGACCAGGTGCAGTCAATCACATCCATGATCCCATGTTTGGGGCTTGTCTCCCTCTTGGCCTTGGCATTCTCTGTGAGACTTCATGGCACAAGTAAGCTATGCCAAATATGCCCTTGACTGTCAGGAGACATGGTGTTTCTTTCTTCGTGGGCACAGGTAGAGGGTGGTGACCATGGTGCCTGGCCATATCCCAGCTCAATTCCTCCTGCATTTTCCATTGGAGGTGGGATCCCTTACTGCCCTGAACCACTGTGTGGCATTACTTGGTGCTATGAAACTATTTGTCTCTTTCCTCTCTGGAAGGAGCCAAGGACTGCTTGCCTGTGATTTCTGCAATGATATTTGCCTGAAACCATTAATTTTTAACTCATGCACCATGACTGCCCCTGTTTGAGTTCCTTACTGCAGACTGTTAGCAAGTTCTGAACTGCAGgttcttcctctcctctgccctgcagagTCCCAGGGAAAATCCCTCTCACTATTTCATTCCTTGCCATTTTTCGCAAGTGCCCTGTTGCTGTGGCTCTTGAGGGCAGgtggaattttttattttaccccTGCAAAATGCCTGCTCAGGTGTTCAGATGCAATTCCAGGAAGGCTTAAACTGTTCTAATACTAGGTTTCCATTGCCTGATCTGCTTCTggtctgctggctgtgctctgctaCCTCAGCCTCTCATGCTGTCTCCTCTGTGGTCCTGCTCAGTTTCACCTGACACAGCCAGGGACTGGTTTGTAGCTGGCATCACACCCTGACCTGCCTCACTGCCTGGATGCACAACACCCGTGCCAGGACAAGGAAAGGGTAATGGCAAACAGTGAGAGAAGCTGGAAACTA
Protein-coding sequences here:
- the PIGO gene encoding GPI ethanolamine phosphate transferase 3 isoform X1, with translation MQRWPVVLFLAWVCFLFFAGIGLFMSGFLLTRIELASSSSCADPLVPPPWERQSLPPGSCWAPQRFSKAVLVIIDALHFEFARFDPAKASPLPYENKLGVLHQLATSQPRHARLYRFRADPPTATMQRIKGLTTGSLPTFIDVGSNFASYAIQEDNLLAQLVQNGRRVVFMGDDTWEGLFPKKFFRSYFFPSFNVKDLHTVDDGILQHLYPTVDSGEWDVLIAHFLGVDHCGHKHGPDHPEMAKKLTQMNEMLRSLVDHLGNDTLLLVAGDHGMTETGDHGGDSEKEVNAALFVYSRTPLFGSGPPEEPETIPQVNLVPTVALLLGVPIPYSNIGEVMAELFAGDGDAVSAALQQLSVYHINAKQVDRFLQSYSLVAQDLPAEQLQHLQELFSSAVEEHMQLLTQVQGTTVPPELEMRLGSLIGRFQRYLREARAACTQSWARFHPLRMVGGCILIASSCLLCYMASELAASSQSFCHSCLLYPLLWGPVGAALLWLVHIFTQEGMDLLLVSSWAAAASQLGFFWHWWGQHLKRARLTGSQPPLASGGLRQRLQAWLGLAFPMGILFFRCGAMFSDSFVVAEARVAPFLLASLVMLLVGKLHWDGRLTVPEGPKQQLLGFSSYRREIWYLLCLVAMLLVCVRLSSFFHQCREEIPQCRPSVFLSPLASLRNTRAKNLFYLLCVALLAGLVYAVQSWLRHYGNLNSSDPLVLFVRWGFPLLVLCIACYWAVASSADDSLGKLQELVQVAVVAFPRAVYGLASVGLLLLLCNPMTVFAKDTRELAGSIVTPYLGVPGSEVDFLHVIPQIYKRMQESQKSRLERGSCRATVAAYGLGSVYSAALVIALTLLGFLLMLLHSERLSFAFLLLFVEAFVLLHIHTCARGLAGDAELFSVPWYAVISWLLAASQFFYSTGHQPIFPAIHWNAAFVGFHLDHSTNLLPAVLVGANTFASHILFAVGCPLLLLWPFVCEMSNSQRKKPKKESREELQEVEERMMEMRLRESPEEFSTALLRLGLKYLFVLGAQLLACVCAAMILRRHLMVWKVFAPKFLFESLGFVVSSICLLLGISLVMRVDCAVSTWFSQLRLSRRGQSSHWAFACSRRALLQEAKKQES
- the PIGO gene encoding GPI ethanolamine phosphate transferase 3 isoform X2, whose protein sequence is MQRWPVVLFLAWVCFLFFAGIGLFMSGFLLTRIELASSSSCADPLVPPPWERQSLPPGSCWAPQRFSKAVLVIIDALHFEFARFDPAKASPLPYENKLGVLHQLATSQPRHARLYRFRADPPTATMQRIKGLTTGSLPTFIDVGSNFASYAIQEDNLLAQLVQNGRRVVFMGDDTWEGLFPKKFFRSYFFPSFNVKDLHTVDDGILQHLYPTVDSGEWDVLIAHFLGVDHCGHKHGPDHPEMAKKLTQMNEMLRSLVDHLGNDTLLLVAGDHGMTETGDHGGDSEKEVNAALFVYSRTPLFGSGPPEEPETIPQVNLVPTVALLLGVPIPYSNIGEVMAELFAGDGDAVSAALQQLSVYHINAKQVDRFLQSYSLVAQDLPAEQLQHLQELFSSAVEEHMQLLTQVQGTTVPPELEMRLGSLIGRFQRYLREARAACTQSWARFHPLRMVGGCILIASSCLLCYMASELAASSQSFCHSCLLYPLLWGPVGAALLWLVHIFTQEGMDLLLVSSWAAAASQLGFFWHWWGQHLKRARLTGSQPPLASGGLRQRLQAWLGLAFPMGILFFRCGAMFSDSFVVAEARVAPFLLASLVMLLVGKLHWDGRLTVPEGPKQQLLGFSSYRREIWYLLCLVAMLLVCVRLSSFFHQCREEIPQCRPSVFLSPLASLRNTRAKNLFYLLCVALLAGLVYAVQSWLRHYGNLNSSDPLVLFVRWGFPLLVLCIACYWAVASSADDSLGKLQELVQVAVVAFPRAVYGLASVGLLLLLCNPMTVFAKDTRELAGSIVTPYLGVPGSEVDFLHVIPQIYKRMQESQKSRLERGSCRATVAAYGLGSVYSAALVIALTLLGFLLMLLHSERLSFAFLLLFVEAFVLLHIHTCARGLAGDAELFSVPWYAVISWLLAASQFFYSTGHQPIFPAIHWNAAFVGFHLDHSTNLLPAVLVGANTFASHILFAVGCPLLLLWPFVCEMSNSQRKKPKKESREELQEVEERMMEMRLRESPEEFSTALLRLGLKYLFVLGAQLLACVCAAMILRRHLMVWKVFAPKFLFESLGFVVSSICLLLGISLVMRVDCAVSTWFSQLRLR